The following are from one region of the Hymenobacter radiodurans genome:
- a CDS encoding AraC family transcriptional regulator — MSQAFLPSPVALRHPDQLHALVENRTVYSLDAFELNIFETRQTASKVPLSMGNLVLTTMLRGKKVMHLAGRPAFDYLPGESVIVGEQQLMEIDFPEASATNPTQCLALAIPADTIRQTVDLLNERLPLAEEKAPWSLAMTDNAHLTNTPELTGTLERLIHLSQETHASKDVLASFTLQELLIRLMQTQARQLIFHNYAHHLSTHRFAHVVQYIKRHLTEQITVEKLSELACMSKATFFRLFKREFGLTPVEYIIQERLAEAKRLLRNPLTTVADVCFRAGFNNTNYFQSLFKKYEGITPGLYKKRCR, encoded by the coding sequence ATGTCCCAGGCCTTTCTACCGTCGCCCGTTGCGCTGCGCCACCCCGATCAGCTTCATGCTTTGGTTGAAAACCGCACTGTGTATTCGCTGGATGCCTTCGAACTGAACATCTTCGAGACGCGCCAGACGGCCAGCAAGGTGCCGCTGAGCATGGGCAACCTCGTGCTGACCACTATGCTGCGGGGTAAGAAAGTAATGCACCTGGCCGGCCGACCAGCCTTCGATTATTTGCCCGGCGAATCGGTAATCGTAGGTGAGCAGCAGCTGATGGAGATTGATTTTCCCGAAGCCAGCGCCACCAATCCCACCCAGTGTCTGGCCCTAGCCATCCCCGCCGACACTATTCGCCAAACGGTTGACTTACTGAATGAGCGCCTGCCGCTGGCCGAAGAAAAAGCCCCCTGGAGTCTGGCCATGACCGATAATGCTCATCTGACCAATACGCCCGAGCTAACCGGCACGCTGGAGCGCCTAATCCATCTTTCGCAGGAGACACACGCCAGCAAAGACGTATTGGCGTCGTTTACCCTGCAAGAGTTACTTATTCGGCTGATGCAGACGCAGGCCCGCCAGCTCATTTTTCACAATTACGCTCACCACCTGAGCACTCACCGCTTCGCCCACGTGGTGCAGTATATCAAGCGGCACCTCACCGAGCAGATAACCGTAGAAAAGCTCAGCGAGTTGGCCTGCATGAGCAAAGCCACCTTCTTTCGCTTATTTAAGCGCGAGTTTGGTCTCACACCAGTTGAATACATTATTCAGGAGCGCCTAGCCGAAGCCAAACGCCTACTGCGCAATCCCCTCACGACGGTAGCCGACGTATGCTTCCGGGCCGGTTTCAACAACACAAATTACTTCCAGTCGCTATTCAAAAAGTACGAGGGAATTACACCCGGCTTGTACAAGAAGCGGTGCCGGTAA